From the genome of Anaerolineales bacterium, one region includes:
- a CDS encoding GDSL-type esterase/lipase family protein: MKSGNSTRKLLRYVLSRFLLILFGILLALICLEIALRILPVPNRFSLIEKLESIWEPDSELLLHLKPNQDTLITGHPEFSFRVQTNADGLRDEAFTGSYDIAAIGDSFTFGFGVAMEESWPKRLETQSGLRVANLGWAGWNSYVYPSAIRRYAIPLETHVWIWTFFGNDLPESTAAQDFRLSGASNYLEWTPEGVSKNAELPFPFSLRSFQFFAALVNPELFLLPDSGSGEYDEDGMYLRYGTYAWQMTDPEDPQVQRGWELTEAALEDAADLASRHEASLVVVFIPNREHVYWPYLEDVMPDVDVTQLNNVAQRLADFCDVRGIYFVDLLPAFRERALAGEMLYFPADGHWNVAGHELAANEILEFLIRAGLVDKD; this comes from the coding sequence ATGAAGTCCGGAAACTCCACCCGTAAACTCCTGCGATATGTGCTATCCCGTTTTCTGCTGATTCTCTTTGGTATCCTACTTGCGTTGATATGCCTCGAAATCGCGCTGCGTATTCTGCCGGTGCCCAACCGATTCTCCTTGATCGAAAAATTGGAATCTATTTGGGAGCCGGATTCCGAGCTGCTGCTGCACCTGAAACCCAACCAGGATACGTTGATCACGGGGCATCCCGAATTTAGTTTTCGTGTGCAGACCAATGCGGACGGATTGCGAGATGAAGCTTTCACGGGCAGTTATGATATCGCTGCAATCGGAGATTCCTTCACCTTCGGTTTTGGGGTTGCCATGGAGGAAAGCTGGCCCAAGCGTTTGGAAACGCAAAGCGGCCTGCGCGTGGCAAACCTCGGTTGGGCGGGGTGGAATTCATACGTCTATCCTTCCGCCATTCGCCGGTACGCCATTCCGCTGGAGACACACGTCTGGATCTGGACTTTCTTCGGCAATGATCTGCCCGAAAGCACCGCTGCACAAGATTTTCGGCTCTCCGGTGCATCCAATTACCTCGAGTGGACGCCTGAAGGTGTGTCCAAGAATGCTGAGCTGCCATTCCCCTTCAGTTTACGCAGCTTCCAATTCTTTGCTGCCTTGGTCAATCCCGAGCTGTTCCTGCTACCAGATTCCGGTTCCGGGGAGTATGACGAAGACGGAATGTATTTGCGTTATGGCACCTATGCTTGGCAAATGACCGATCCGGAAGATCCGCAGGTGCAGCGCGGTTGGGAGTTGACCGAAGCTGCACTCGAGGATGCTGCCGATCTTGCTTCCAGGCACGAGGCCAGTCTGGTGGTGGTCTTTATCCCCAATCGTGAACACGTTTATTGGCCATATCTAGAAGACGTAATGCCGGACGTGGATGTGACGCAACTCAATAACGTCGCACAAAGACTGGCGGATTTCTGTGATGTGCGGGGCATCTACTTCGTGGATTTATTGCCCGCGTTTCGCGAAAGAGCGCTTGCGGGCGAAATGCTCTATTTCCCGGCCGATGGGCATTGGAACGTGGCTGGTCACGAGCTTGCGGCGAATGAAATCCTCGAATTCCTGATCCGTGCTGGACTTGTTGACAAAGATTGA
- a CDS encoding carbamoyltransferase, protein MIILGVSCFYHDSAAALLKEGNLVAAAEEERFSRRKHDYGFPVSAIEFCLRQAGISGRDLDYVVFYEKPLLKFERILMSCLGTFPNSWKTFGEAMIAWFDEKLWIKGALAKFLGIPEEKVLFVEHHLSHAASAFFASPYEEAAILTVDGVGEWTTTSVGKGRACWDGKGCNEITLFSETRFPHSLGLLYSAFTAFLGFRVNNGEYKVMGMAPYGRANRVEDIYKLLEVSVDGGFRLNMDYFSYHHSSSRTFNNRFERLFGTPRVHDSVFFTPTTHPKRDHPDWDEEVARKNQYYADIAASIQHVTEETLLSIARNLHERTGSKRLCMAGGVALNSVANGRLLRETPFEEVWIQPAAGDSGGALGAALYVYHVLLGKRRKFVQEHSYWGKGYSPDDVHDRLENASVRFERVNDEEAMIAAMLQDLMAGKVISIYQGRFEWGPRALGNRSILADPRRADMKEIVNTKIKFREPFRPFAPVVLEERAAEFYEGLTEPKRHYPLRYMLMVFPVIEEKRAAIPAVTHAGGSGRLQTIRMEWNPRYYRLVERFAEETGVPVLLNTSFNLRGEPIVASPEDALNTFQRSGIDSLYIEDCIVRKK, encoded by the coding sequence ATGATCATTCTCGGCGTATCCTGCTTCTATCATGATTCTGCCGCTGCCTTGTTGAAAGAAGGTAACCTCGTCGCTGCGGCCGAGGAGGAGCGTTTCAGCCGCCGCAAGCATGATTATGGGTTTCCCGTTTCTGCGATCGAATTTTGTTTGCGGCAGGCGGGGATCAGCGGCCGCGACCTGGACTACGTAGTTTTCTACGAGAAACCGCTGCTTAAATTCGAACGTATTCTGATGTCCTGCCTGGGCACATTCCCCAATTCTTGGAAGACTTTTGGCGAAGCGATGATCGCCTGGTTCGATGAAAAACTGTGGATCAAGGGGGCGCTGGCGAAATTCCTCGGTATTCCCGAAGAGAAGGTGCTTTTCGTCGAGCACCATCTTTCCCATGCCGCAAGTGCCTTCTTTGCTTCTCCTTACGAAGAGGCAGCCATCCTTACCGTCGATGGCGTTGGTGAATGGACCACGACAAGCGTAGGCAAAGGCCGCGCTTGCTGGGATGGCAAAGGCTGCAATGAAATCACACTGTTTTCTGAAACTCGCTTTCCACATTCACTCGGCCTCTTATATTCGGCTTTCACCGCATTCCTCGGTTTTCGGGTTAATAACGGAGAATATAAAGTAATGGGCATGGCGCCCTACGGGCGCGCAAACCGGGTGGAGGACATCTACAAGCTGCTCGAGGTCTCAGTTGATGGTGGTTTTCGTCTCAACATGGATTATTTCAGCTACCATCATTCCTCTTCGCGCACTTTCAACAACCGCTTCGAACGGCTGTTTGGCACGCCACGGGTGCACGATTCCGTCTTCTTCACACCGACAACGCATCCGAAACGCGATCATCCGGATTGGGACGAGGAGGTCGCGCGAAAAAACCAGTATTATGCGGACATCGCCGCCAGCATTCAGCACGTGACCGAGGAAACACTGCTCAGTATTGCCCGAAACCTTCACGAGCGTACCGGATCAAAACGACTGTGCATGGCCGGAGGTGTGGCATTGAACAGCGTGGCGAACGGCCGTCTGCTCCGAGAGACGCCTTTCGAGGAGGTTTGGATACAACCTGCGGCCGGCGATTCGGGTGGCGCGCTGGGCGCAGCCTTATACGTCTACCATGTTTTATTGGGAAAGAGGCGGAAATTTGTGCAGGAGCACAGTTATTGGGGCAAGGGCTACTCCCCGGATGATGTACATGATCGCCTGGAAAACGCTTCTGTTCGATTCGAACGGGTGAATGATGAGGAAGCGATGATCGCGGCGATGTTACAGGATTTGATGGCAGGAAAGGTGATCAGTATCTATCAGGGCCGCTTTGAGTGGGGACCGCGCGCATTGGGAAACCGTTCCATATTGGCCGATCCGCGTCGTGCGGATATGAAGGAGATCGTTAATACCAAGATCAAATTCCGGGAACCATTCCGGCCCTTCGCGCCGGTGGTGCTCGAAGAACGCGCCGCTGAATTCTATGAGGGTCTGACGGAGCCAAAACGGCACTATCCTTTGCGCTACATGCTCATGGTCTTTCCTGTGATCGAAGAGAAACGAGCGGCTATTCCCGCTGTGACTCACGCAGGCGGCTCAGGCCGGCTGCAGACGATTCGCATGGAATGGAACCCGCGCTACTACCGTTTGGTCGAACGCTTCGCCGAGGAGACCGGAGTACCCGTTCTGCTGAACACATCCTTCAACCTGCGCGGAGAACCGATCGTGGCATCTCCAGAGGATGCCCTCAACACCTTCCAACGGTCTGGGATCGACAGTCTCTACATTGAAGATTGCATCGTCCGCAAGAAGTGA